A stretch of the Maridesulfovibrio ferrireducens genome encodes the following:
- the bioD gene encoding dethiobiotin synthase, translated as MSIAIPGVFITGTGTDVGKTVVTAGLARLLQNAGYKVLPVKPVQSGGIKTSNEKLDSPDGDVYKSAGAVWEIDKQCPYIFEPACSPHLAARLSGVELEVGIIAEKVKSLEGQGTLLVEGAGGVLVPLNGECTMLDLMKELSYPVLLVAGNKLGTINDTLLSLTVLKQTGINVAGVIMTSSAGPEPSEFGMAVDNIRFIEDFSGVKVLASIPYISNWNPDELRCWAEVDRALAKIDLNSLANN; from the coding sequence GTGAGCATTGCTATTCCCGGTGTTTTTATAACTGGAACAGGAACAGATGTCGGTAAAACCGTAGTTACTGCCGGACTTGCAAGGTTGTTGCAAAATGCGGGATATAAAGTTTTACCCGTGAAACCTGTGCAGTCCGGTGGAATTAAGACTTCAAATGAAAAGCTGGATTCTCCCGACGGTGACGTTTATAAAAGCGCCGGAGCCGTATGGGAGATTGATAAGCAGTGCCCGTACATATTTGAACCTGCCTGTTCTCCGCATCTTGCGGCGCGTTTGTCCGGTGTTGAGCTTGAAGTCGGGATTATTGCTGAAAAAGTAAAGTCACTTGAAGGTCAAGGAACATTGCTTGTTGAAGGTGCCGGCGGAGTGCTGGTTCCTTTGAATGGGGAATGTACCATGCTGGACCTTATGAAAGAACTTTCATATCCTGTCTTGCTTGTTGCCGGAAATAAGCTGGGCACGATTAACGATACTTTACTTTCCCTCACTGTATTAAAGCAGACCGGAATCAATGTTGCCGGTGTGATAATGACTTCCAGCGCCGGACCTGAGCCTTCAGAATTTGGTATGGCGGTCGATAATATCCGTTTTATTGAAGATTTTTCAGGAGTTAAGGTGCTTGCCTCGATTCCATATATTTCAAATTGGAATCCTGATGAACTTCGTTGCTGGGCGGAAGTTGATCGTGCGTTGGCAAAAATTGACCTGAATTCACTCGCGAATAATTAA
- the bioA gene encoding adenosylmethionine--8-amino-7-oxononanoate transaminase: MSNIESMLAFDREHLWHPYTSAVNPLTVYPVAKTDGVKIILEDGRELIDGMASWWCAIHGYNNPALNKALCDQVQKMPHVMFGGLTHEPAVSLARKLIDLSPPPLQHVFFADSGSVSVEVALKMAIQYYQAVGKPEKNRIMTIRNGYHGDTLGAMSVCDPVNGMHSLFEAVLPKHIFAEAPCCGYDDGCTDADFADFKSKIENHAHELAAVILEPVVQGAGGMRFYSPDYLKRVRQACDEHDVLLICDEIATGFCRAGAMFASELAGICPDIMCVGKAITGGYMTLAATLATAKVAEGISSDGGVFMHGPTFMANPLACTVANASLDLLVESNWQERIPQITKMLRAGFTPCENLSTVAEVRCLGAIGVVEMKNTVDMDSIQLEFVKRGVWVRPFGKLIYVMPPYVISNLELEALTSAICEVVSLQR; the protein is encoded by the coding sequence ATGAGTAATATCGAATCTATGCTTGCCTTTGATCGTGAACATCTTTGGCATCCCTACACTTCCGCTGTTAATCCCTTGACCGTTTATCCTGTCGCTAAAACCGACGGTGTTAAAATAATTCTTGAAGACGGCAGAGAGCTGATTGATGGCATGGCGTCATGGTGGTGCGCTATTCACGGATATAATAATCCCGCACTCAATAAGGCGCTTTGCGATCAGGTGCAGAAAATGCCTCATGTCATGTTCGGTGGGCTTACCCATGAACCGGCTGTGTCACTTGCCCGCAAGCTGATTGATCTTTCTCCGCCCCCGCTCCAACATGTTTTTTTCGCTGATTCAGGTTCGGTGTCTGTCGAAGTGGCTCTTAAAATGGCTATTCAGTATTATCAGGCTGTCGGAAAACCTGAAAAGAATAGAATTATGACTATCCGTAACGGATATCACGGGGACACATTAGGAGCCATGTCCGTATGTGATCCTGTAAATGGAATGCATTCACTCTTTGAGGCAGTTCTTCCTAAACATATTTTTGCCGAAGCCCCATGTTGCGGTTATGACGACGGCTGTACGGATGCTGATTTTGCGGATTTTAAAAGCAAAATCGAAAATCACGCGCATGAACTTGCTGCTGTTATTCTTGAACCTGTTGTGCAGGGTGCAGGGGGAATGCGTTTTTATTCTCCGGATTATCTTAAACGAGTCCGTCAGGCGTGTGATGAGCATGATGTCCTGCTGATTTGTGATGAGATTGCAACGGGATTTTGTCGTGCAGGCGCAATGTTTGCCAGTGAACTTGCCGGAATTTGTCCTGATATAATGTGCGTGGGTAAGGCCATTACCGGCGGTTATATGACTCTTGCGGCAACTCTTGCCACTGCTAAGGTTGCAGAAGGAATTTCTTCAGACGGCGGTGTATTTATGCACGGGCCGACTTTTATGGCTAACCCGCTTGCTTGCACGGTTGCTAACGCTTCGCTTGATTTGCTTGTCGAAAGCAACTGGCAGGAACGTATCCCTCAGATTACCAAAATGCTTAGAGCCGGATTCACGCCTTGTGAAAACCTTTCAACGGTTGCTGAGGTGCGCTGTCTTGGAGCCATCGGCGTTGTTGAGATGAAAAATACTGTGGATATGGATTCCATACAGCTTGAATTTGTGAAGCGTGGAGTGTGGGTTAGACCTTTCGGAAAGTTAATTTACGTTATGCCGCCTTATGTCATTTCCAACCTTGAGCTTGAAGCTCTCACTTCCGCTATTTGCGAAGTGGTAAGTTTGCAGAGGTAA
- the bioB gene encoding biotin synthase BioB, whose protein sequence is MDRQEKQILWNCVRAGKAVDKHIAIAILRASHGELAEILHAAHHVTSLRFGREVSLCSIANVRSGNCSEDCSFCAQSSHFKGVPAPKYPLMSVDEIRECAEKGGQAPVEYFSYVTSGRALEGKSLSRVCEAVAGMVPSKNFSKHCASLGCLSFESLKKLKDSGVTRYHHNLETSESFFPSVCTTHSYAERIRTVRDAKKAGLEVCCGGLLGLGESFEQRVELALAIAAEKVDSIPLNFLVPIPGTPMEDRPQLEPLEILLTIAMFRLVNPHSEVRMAAGRGALRSLQSFIFHAGCNGLMVGDFLTVSGQGIENDLTMLRDLGLTVKRKDQI, encoded by the coding sequence ATGGACAGACAGGAAAAACAAATTTTGTGGAACTGTGTTCGTGCCGGTAAAGCAGTTGATAAGCATATCGCGATTGCAATACTCAGAGCTTCGCATGGTGAACTTGCGGAGATTCTTCACGCTGCTCACCATGTTACTTCTTTGCGTTTCGGGCGGGAAGTCAGTTTATGTTCCATAGCGAATGTGCGTAGCGGAAACTGTTCAGAAGACTGTTCTTTCTGTGCTCAATCCAGCCACTTTAAGGGTGTACCAGCTCCGAAATATCCGTTGATGTCTGTAGATGAAATTAGAGAGTGCGCGGAGAAAGGCGGGCAGGCTCCTGTTGAATATTTTAGTTATGTAACTAGCGGCAGAGCTCTTGAAGGGAAGTCTTTGAGCCGAGTTTGCGAAGCTGTTGCGGGAATGGTCCCGTCAAAGAATTTCTCCAAGCATTGCGCGTCGCTTGGTTGTCTCAGCTTTGAATCTTTAAAAAAACTTAAAGATTCAGGGGTAACTCGCTACCATCATAATCTTGAGACTTCAGAAAGTTTTTTCCCTTCAGTATGCACCACTCATTCTTACGCTGAAAGAATCAGAACGGTGCGTGATGCAAAAAAAGCAGGACTTGAAGTGTGTTGCGGTGGACTTTTAGGACTTGGTGAGAGCTTTGAGCAGAGAGTCGAGCTTGCTTTGGCTATTGCTGCTGAAAAAGTTGATTCGATTCCGCTTAATTTCTTAGTCCCTATTCCCGGAACTCCCATGGAAGACCGCCCACAGCTTGAGCCTCTTGAAATTTTGCTGACCATCGCTATGTTCCGTCTCGTAAATCCGCATTCAGAAGTGAGAATGGCTGCCGGTCGCGGGGCTTTGCGTTCTCTGCAATCATTTATATTCCATGCAGGGTGTAACGGTCTTATGGTCGGAGATTTTTTGACTGTTTCCGGTCAGGGAATTGAAAATGATCTTACAATGCTCAGGGATTTGGGACTTACGGTAAAAAGAAAAGATCAAATCTAA
- a CDS encoding flagellar brake protein: MMSQSAKLKAACTPGLRVAIELGGLNDKAPSIVLGGYPSKYVLLKEPMVHPNDKAIWSEYLYPGNEATVRYIFEGVASGFKTTIIKLINSPDKILFLKYPKRIETYNLRRHKRINCFLEAEVMIGKQKSLAIVEDLSSSGCGITYLKDESSIFPEIGDDVKIFCPYFIEDNNEFIPCKVQRATKDTRKIALGLTFDKPSPEILIKIQDYVATVLQHST; this comes from the coding sequence ATGATGAGTCAAAGCGCGAAACTCAAAGCAGCATGCACCCCTGGATTGCGAGTTGCTATTGAACTGGGAGGTCTTAACGACAAAGCTCCTTCCATTGTTCTTGGAGGATATCCATCCAAGTATGTTCTTCTCAAAGAGCCTATGGTTCACCCTAATGATAAAGCTATCTGGTCTGAATATCTATACCCCGGCAATGAAGCCACTGTCCGATATATTTTTGAAGGAGTCGCATCAGGATTTAAAACCACCATCATCAAACTGATCAACTCTCCAGATAAAATACTTTTCTTAAAATATCCTAAGCGTATAGAAACATATAATCTCAGAAGACATAAAAGAATAAACTGCTTCCTTGAAGCAGAAGTAATGATCGGCAAACAAAAATCACTGGCAATTGTTGAAGATCTCAGCAGCAGCGGATGCGGAATTACCTATCTGAAAGATGAGAGTTCAATTTTTCCAGAAATAGGTGATGATGTTAAGATTTTTTGCCCATACTTTATAGAAGACAATAACGAATTTATCCCTTGCAAAGTTCAAAGAGCGACAAAAGATACTCGTAAAATTGCACTCGGGTTAACATTTGATAAACCTTCGCCTGAAATTCTTATAAAAATTCAGGATTACGTTGCAACTGTACTTCAACATTCAACTTAA